CCCTCAAGCGCCTCACGGACGACGGCAGCCTGAAGAAGTTCGAAACCACCTGGTTCGGCGAAACCGCCAAGTAGCCCCGAACCGCACCTAGCAACGAGCGGGCCCCAGCGCATACAGCCCTGGCGCCTGAACAGCCCTGAGAATGACGCAGCAGGGGCCCTGGACGGGCTGCACCGCAGTCCGTCCGGGGCCCCTGCCACGCAAACGAATGTGAGCACCCCATGGCAATGACCGCACGTCAACGCGCCAGAGTAAGCCTGTATGTCCAGGCCGGAATCTTTGTTGTGGCCGTCGCCGCGCTGATCCTGGCCACCGACTGGAAGACCATCGGCAACAGCGTCTTCAACTTTGGCAAGATCGGACCGATGTTCCCGGGTATCTTCCTGGTGGGCCTGAAAAACACCCTGATCTATACGGTCCTCGGCTTCATCGTGGGCCTCTCCGGCGGCCTGCTGCTGGCCCTGATGAAGCTCTCCAGCTTCCCTCTCTACCGGTGGATCGCCACCGGCTACATTGAGTTCTTCCGCGGCGTTCCCGCCCTGCTGGTGTTCATCGCCTTCGGCTATGGCGTTCCCTTGGCCTTTGGCGTCCAGTGGAACGTCACCGTGATCGTGATGGTTTCCCTGGGCATGGTTGCCGCGGCGTACATCGCCGAAACCCTCCGCGCCGGCCTCCAGGCCGTACCGAAGGGCCAGATGGAAGCGGCCCGGTCGTTGGGCATGCCCCAGTGGCGGGCCATGGTCACCATCGTCATCCCGCAGGCCTTCAAGATTGTCCTGCCGCCGCTGACCAACGAGGTCATCCTGCTCACCAAGGACTCCTCCCTGATCTACGTCCTGGGCCTCACCGCATCCCAGTACGAGCTCACCAAATTCGGCCGCGACGGCATCTCGAGCCTCGGTGCGGGCCTGACGCCGCTCCTGGTGGCCGGCGCCTTCTACCTGGTGATCACCATCCCCCTGAGCTTCCTGGCCCGGAAGTTCGAAAGCCGCACCGCGCGGAACAATCGATAGGCAGGGAAGACCATGAACGACGTCGTAAATTCCTCCGCCGGCACCATCCACGCCGCCGGCGTCTCCATCAAGGACCTGCGCAAGGCCTACGGCTCCAACGAGGTCCTCAAGGGCATCAGCCTGAATGTGGCGCCGGGCGAAGTGGTGTGCCTGATCGGGCCCTCCGGCTCCGGCAAGTCCACCCTGCTCCGCTGCGTGAACCTGCTGGAACAGCCCAACCAGGGCAGCATCCACGTGGGCGGCTACGAGGCCACGGACCCGGATGTGGACATCGACAAAATGCGCCGCAAAGTGGGCATGGTGTTCCAGCAGTTCAACCTTTTTCCGCACCTGGACGCCAAGCGCAACTGCTCCATCGCACAAACGAAGGTCCTCAAGCGCTCCCAGGCCGAGGCGGACAAGGTGTCCATGCACAACCTTGAGCGCGTAGGCCTGGGACACCTCGCGGACCGTTTCCCTGACCAGCTCTCCGGCGGCCAGCAGCAGCGTGTGGCTATTGCCCGGGCGCTCAGCATGGACCCGGAGCTGATGCTCTTCGACGAGCCCACCTCCGCGCTGGACCCTGAGACCGTGGGCGATGTCCTCTCCGTCATGCGGAACCTCGCGAAGGAAGGCATGACCATGCTGGTGGTGACCCACGAAATGGGCTTCGCACGCGAGGTGGCGGACCGCGTGGTGTTCATGGACGGCGGCGTTGTGGTGGAGGAAGGCGCGGCCGAGCATGTCATTTCCGCCCCCACCCAGCCCCGCACCAAGGAGTTCCTGCGCCGCGTCCTCGATCCGACGCATATCGGCCTCGAGGAGTAGCGCGTTTCGCGCCCCCAAAGGACAGCCGCTATCCGGCCCCGGATGGCGGCTGTCCTTTTCGGGCGCGGACACCCGGAATGGTGGCGCGAAGCGGTAGCCTGGGCACCCCCTCGGCGATGAGGAAGGCGGCAAAAGTCTCCGCATCCCGCAACTCAGCCCATGTCCACCGGACAACCCTCCGTCCAGTTGCGCGGATCCGGTCCTCCCTCTTCTTCTCGGCAATCACCACCTCGGAGGGAGTGCGGCCGCGCAGAAACTCCGGTTTCTGGTACTTGACGAGGCCATCAAACTCGCCTGCTATCCTTTCGGCGCCCCATTCGAAGTCGAGGTAGGCCACAAAGCCTTTCCTGTCCACCACCCCGCGCTGAAGCAAGGGGATGGGAAATCCCCCGAGGAACATGTAGGCGCGACTCAAGGATTCACCCGGTGATCCGGAATTCGGGTCGGCGAAGTCCAGTGCGGTACCGATTCGCCTGGCCGCGGCCGCACTGTATCGTTCGCTTGCCATCAGCTTCAAAGAGTCTTTGTCCAGGGGTGGCAGGCCCGTAACGGCGTCCGGCTTGAGTACGTGGTCGAACGCAATCACGGCGTGCTCAAACGGCCGGAGAGCGCCCAAATCCAGGACAGTACGTTCCCTTGAAGTCACCAGGAGCCCTGTCCGCTCGCAGATCTCCGAACCACTCGCGCTGATGCGGTGGCGGCTGATCCCTGGCTTCGACCGGCCACCAGCCGGATCGTCGGTGCAGGCATGGACCACCTTCTGTGCCCCCAGGAGCGGGATGCGCCAAAGGGCCGCCGCCGATTCCAGGCAAAAAACGCTCCGCGTCCTCAGTGTGGTGGCCGTCGCCAGGATCAGCAGCGGATACCGGTCCCATGGCTTGAGGTCCCTCCAGACAGCCTCGGAAACATAGACGCCATGCCTGATCCGGCGCAGCTCCCCTGCTGCGCACTTCCGCGCAAGTTCCCGGGAGTCTTTGCCAAGGCGGGCATAATCGCTGCTGAGTATGAGTGCATTGGTGTCCATCCAGCCATGGTTGCGGGGCTTACACGCCGCCGTAATGCCCGATCACGTGTATGTGGATTAAGGTGGTGCGCCCGATTCGGATGACGGCTCCCGGGATCCCGGTGGCCGATGTCGGAACGGGTAGCGCAGATCCAATCCGGCCGCCGTCAGCGGGCCAGTACTCCCGCTACCGCCGCGGCCACGGCTTCCCTGATCCGTGCGTGCAGGCCGCGCAGGCCGTGCCGGTCCGTCCGGACCTCCACTATGGTGCGGCCTTCGATCGGCCGGGCAAGCGCCTCGGCGAGTCCCGCCGTCGTACCCACCACTGAATGCCCGACGCCGTACGCTGCGGCGAGTGCCGAAAGGTCCACTGTGTGCGGGGTGCCGAAGAGGCGTTCGACGGCGTCCCCGTAGGTTCCGGCCTCGCGCACCGCACCGTGCTCCAGCAGGTCGAAGATGGCACCGCCGGAGTCGTTGAGGACCACGATCCGGAGCTGCGGCTGTTCCTCCCCGGAGCCGAGGAACAGCCCTCCGGCGTCGTGAAGGAAGGTGATGTCCCCCAGCAGGACGGTTGTTTCCTGCCGGCCGCCAAGCGCTACGCCGGTGGCTGTGGAGATGGTGCCGTCAATGCCTGACAGCCCGCGGTTGGCATACACCGTGGCGGCCGGTTCGGGAGCGGGCAGCCCGGCCAGGTCCACGTCCCTGATTCCATTGGAAGATCCCAGCAGCAGTTGGCCGCCGCTGTGCTTCCAGACCAGCGATCCCACGGACAGGCCGGTGGCGGCGGCGTCAGCTGAAAGTATTCCGTCCAGGGCATGCTGCGCTGCCGAGCTGGCGAGGAGCCAGGTATCCAGCCATTCCGGTGCCCCGCGGCCCGCGAATTCCGCCAGGTCTGCAAGGTTCTCCAGCGGCAGCTCGGTGCGGCGGCCCGGCTCGAACCAGGCCACGGGAAGCGGCTGGTACAGGGCGGACGGAACTTCCGCGCGGGCCAGAAGGGCTGCCACCGGGCGGGACAGCGTGGGGCGGCCAAACAGCACCACGCGCTCAATCGGCATCGCGGACCCTGATCCGAAGTGCTCCAGCAGAAGCCGGTACGGCCCCGCGGCGTTCGGGCCGAAGCGGGCATTCGATGACGGCTCCGCCAGCAGCGGCAGGCCGTGGGCGCGGGCAAACGCCTCGGCGACGGGTCCGGCGTCGTGCCCTGCCAGGACCACCGTCCGCCGCTCGGGCAGCCCCGCTGACGCCGGCGGCAGGTTCATAATGAGGGGCTCGGTGCCGATCCGGTAGCGCTGCCGCTCGGCCGCCGGCGGGAGCGCCTCTTCCGGCGAGGGAACCAGCGGATCGCGGAAGGCGAGATTCAGCTGGACGGGGCCCGGCGGGAGCTCCGGGAAGGCGCCGGTGGCGGCGGACAGGCCGGTCCGGATGGCGCGCGCGGGGTCCGATCCGGCGGGGATGTCGGCGGCGAAGCGCACCTGATCGCCGAAGAGGTCCGGCTGGACGGTTGTCTGGTTGGCGCCCGTGCCGCGGAGCTCATCCGGGCGGTCCGCGGACAGGACCACCAAGGGAACCGCAGCGTGGTTGGCCTCCATGACGGCGGGCATCAGGTTTCCGACGGCGGTACCGGACGTCGTCAGCACGGCAGCGGGAGAGCCGGTGGCAAGTGCCAGGCCCAGGGCCGTGAACCCGGCAGAGCGCTCGTCGATGCGCACCAGCAGTTCCACCCGGCCCTCAGCTGAGGCTTCGGCCAGCGCGTATGCCATGGGAGCCGAACGGGAACCGGGCGAAACCACCACGTACTGCACGCCGCCGTCGATCAAAACCCCGACGGCGATCCTTGCCGCCGCGATGGCGCTGATGGAAGGGGCGTCCGGTGAACCTGTCTGGGAAGTGCCGGGGGCGGCATCGTTGTGCGAAGTCACCCGACCAGTCTGCCACCCCCACACCCTCTCTCACTTAATGCGCCTTTAACCCAAACGCTCTCCCACCTTTCGAACCCGGCGGGGCGAAAAGTGAGAGAGCGTTGGCCCAAAACCTGCAGGAAGTGCGAGAGCGTTGCAGGGCTGGAGGGGTCAGGCGTCGGTGCGGAACACCTGGATCACGGACGGGCGGGGTGCGCGTACCTGGCCGGGAGCCGGCGTCGTGCCTTCCGTGACGTAGTCCGGGAAGAAGGAAACCTGCTTCTCGAACGTGCCGTCCTCGCCCGGGTGCTGCACGGCGACGAACACGGTGCGCTCCTCATCGTGGATGATGGGGCCGCAGGTCTCGGCATCGCGCGGAACAGCCAGGAACTGCTCCACCTTCCCGCGCTCGGCTCCTTCCAAGGTGACCTTGAAGAGCCCGTCCGCGCGGCCGATGCCGGAGGGGGCGCCGTCGGTGGAAATCCAGAGGTTGCCCACGGAGTCGAACGCGAGGTTGTCCGGGCAGGAGATGGGCGAGACCTGGTCCACCGGGAAGCCGGAGAAGTAGGTGACGTCGCCCTGCTTGGGATCGCCGCAGACCATGAGCAGGTTCCAGGTGAAGGTGGTGGAGGTCTGGTCGCCGGTCTCGGTGATTTCCACGATGTGGCCATCGCGGTTCTGGTTGCGCGGGTTGACCTCGGTGGCGCCTTCGTTCGTTCCGGTGCCGCGGTTGGAGTTGTTGGTGCACGCCACGTAGACCTTGCCCGTGTGCAGGCTGGGCTGTACGTCCTCGGCGCGGTCCATCTTGGTGGGGCCAACCTTGTCGGCAGCCAGGCGGGTGTACACCAGGACCTCTTCGACGGACATGCCCGGAACAGCGGACTTTCCGTCTACAACCAGGGGCAGCCACTGGCCGATGCCGTCGAAGGCACCGTCCGAGGGGACGGCCCCGGTGCCGGTGATTTCAGCGGCCGGTGAGTTGCCCGTGAACTTGGCGACGTACAGGTTACCGGCGGACAGGAGGGTCATGTTGTGTTTGCGGTCGCCCTCAATGTACTTGTCCTTGGAAACGAACTTGTACAGGTAGTCGAAGCGCTCGTCGTCGCCGGAGTAGGCCACTACGTGACCGGACTCGGCGATGATGACGTTGGCACCCTCGTGCTTGAAGCGGCCCAGGGAGGAATGCTTCTTCGGGGTGGAGGTGGGATCGAAGGGGTCGACTTCCACGATCCATCCGAAGCGGTTGGCCTCGTTCTCGTAGCCGGGCTTGCGGGTGTCCCAGCGGTCCTCGTCCAGTTCCCACTTGCGGGCGGTTGGCTTGCTGGTGATGCCGTAGCGCTTGTCTCCGGCGGAAGTGCCGTTGCCGACAAAGTAGCCCTGGAAGTTTTCCTCACCGGAGAGGATGGTGCCCCAAGGGGTGGTTCCGCCGGCGCAGTTGCCCAGGGTGCCCTTGATGAAGCGGCCGTCCTTGTCCTCGACGGTCTTGACCAGTGCAGATCCTGCAGCAGGGCCGGTCAGTTCATAGACCGTGCTGTTCAGGTAGCGGCGGTTCAGTTCCGCGCCCTTGACGTAGGTCCACGGCTGGTTCTTGTTGTGGCGCTCCAGCTCCACAACGGACAGCCCGTGCGCAGCTGCTCCCACTTTGCGCTGCTGCTCGGCCGGCATGGCGGGAGGGAACATGATGGCGTCGTTGGTGTACTCGTGGTTGGAGAACAGAACGGCGCGGCGGCCCTTGCTGCCCGGGATCTCAAGGATGTCCGTGTAGTCGTTGTTGTAGCCGAACTGCCTTTCCTGGGCTGCAACCGTCTGGTTGTTCAGGTCCAGCTCCGGCGCGTCGTTGAAGATGGGGTCGCCCCAGCGGATGACCGGCTTCCAGGTGAAGCCTTCCGGCACGGTGACGGCGTCCACCATCGCATCAATCGAGGGAATGGCGGTGAACTGAAGCTTGGACTTGCCGAAGCCTTCCTTCGCTGCCTTGGAGAGGCCGGCGGCATGTGCGGAGTCCGGCGAGGTGACGGCGCTGCCGAGGACGACGGCGAGGGCACCGGCGGCGCCGAAGCCCAGGGCGGCGCGGCGGGACATGGTGGCGGAGGCGATGTCGCGGAAGTAGCTGTTGGAGCTGGTGTTGCAGACGTCGCCTGCGCAGGCGTTGTCGCACTTCAGGGCGCAGGTGACGGCGCTGCGCTTGCCCTTGGTGTGGCCGAGCATCGGCAGCAGGGTGAACTTGCGGGCAGTTTCAGACATGGTTGCCTTCCAAAAAAATCGATGCGGTGCCCTCACCTTGCCAGCCGGTTCCTACGGGCAGCCGTCAGCGAGGTGAACCGGAGGTAAACCCGCCGGTAACCCCCGATGACCTGCGCACATGCGAGAGCGTCAGCCCGAAAGGCGCGTTAAGTGAGAGAGCGTCAGCCCGAAAGGCGCGTTAAGTGAGAGAGCGTCAGCCCGAAAGGCGCGTTAAGTGAGAGAGCGTCGCGGTGGGCTAGCGGGCGGCCAGGAGCGCGTGGACGCGGGCGAGCCGGTCCAGCCACCAGTCCCGCCGTTCCGCGGAAGCCGCGTACCGCTCCAGCAGCCCGGCGTCGGCGGCGACGTCACGCAGGCGGATGGCGCCGTCGTCGGCCACTAACGGATCCGTGGTGACGTCCGATTCGAACAGGGACACCGTCCCCAGACCGCACGCATACGGCAGCTCCGGCAATGCGGCCGCCAGGGCCAGTCCGGCGCGGATGCCCACCGAGGTGTCCAGCGCGGAACTGACGACGGCGGGCAGCCCGGCCCGTGCCACGACGTCCAGGGCGCGCCGCACTCCCCCGAGCGGTGCCACCTTGACCACGATGAGGTCCGCCGCGCCGGCGCGGGCAACCCGCAGGGGGTCGGATTCCTTGCGGACGCTTTCGTCGGCCGCAATCAGCACCGGCGTTCCCGCCCCGCGGAGCGCGCGCCGCACCTGCGCCAGACCCTCAATCGTGGGCACCGGCTGCTCGGCGTATTCAAGCCCGACGACGGCCAGCCGGGTGAGTGCCTCGACGGCGGCCGGAACGTCCCAGCCGCCGTTGGCGTCCACCCGGACGGCAGCATCGGGGAGGGCGGAACGGACGGCGGCGAGGCGCGCGACGTCGTCGTCCAGCGTTTGTCCCTGTTCGGCCACCTTGACCTTGACCGCGTCCACCCGGCCGAAGCGTGCCAGAACGTCCGGCACGCGGTCCGCAGGTACGGCGGGAACCGTGGCGTTGACGGGGATCACCGAACGCAGCGGGGCGGGGAAGCCTTGCCAGCCGGCTTCAACGGCCGCGGCGAGCCAGCGGGAGGCCTCTGCGTCGCCGTACTCGGGGAACGGGCAGAACTCGCCCCAGCCGGCGGGGCCGTGCAGCAACAGGGACTCGCGCTCCATGATGCCGCGGAACTTGACCCGCATGGGCAGGCTCACGACGTGCGCGCCGGCCAGGAGTTCCGCTAAAGGGGGCACGGTGGGCAGCGGCGTGGGCATGGACCCACTGTACAAGCGGGCGCTAGATCCACCTGTTGTGGCGGAAGGTCCAGTAGAGCGCCAGCCCCATGGCAATCATCAGGCCGAGGGCAAACGGGTAGCCAAACACCCACTCGAGCTCCGGCATGGAACGGAAGTTCATGCCATAAATGGTTCCCACCAGCGTGGGCGCAAACAGGATGGCCGCCCAGGAGGAAATCCGCTTGACCTGCTCGCTCTGGGCAATGCTGGATTCGGTGAGGCGGCGCATCTCGTCATTCTGCCGCTGGGCCACCAGCGCGGCGTTCACGGCCAGCGCGTTCTGCAGCAGCACACGGAAGGATGCCACGCGTTCATTGAGCCGGAGCACGTGGTCCAGCACGTCGCGGAAGTGGTCCTGGAGTTCCGGATCGGGCTCCCGCTCCGGCGTCCCGGCCATCAGGACCTGGAGGATCCCTGCCAGCGGGCTGGTGGCGCGCTGGAACATGATGACCTGGCGGGAAAGCTCGTAAATGCGCCGGGAAACCTCCGGGTCCGCCCCGAAGAGGTCGTCCTCGATCTCGTCAATGTCGTTCTCGAGCCCCGCCGCCACGGGTTCGTACTCGTCCACCACCTGGTCCAGGATGCCGTAGAGGACCGCATCCGGGCCCAGGGCCAGGAAGTCCGGCATGGCTTCCATCCGGCGGCGCACCTTGGCCAGGTCCGGGGATTCGGCATGCCGGACGGTCACCACATAGTCGGCGCCGACAAAGACGTGGATCTCGCCGAAGTCCACCTTCTCCACGTCGTCCAGGTAGCGGGCCGGCCGCAGCACCAGGAAGACGCATTCGCCGTAATGCTCCAGTTTGGCTCGCTGGTGGCCGGCCAGGGCATCCTCGACGGCGAGCGCATTGAGGTCGAATTCCTCGGCCACCGACTGCAGTTCCCCGGGGTCCGGCCGGTAAAGGCCGATCCACGCCATCCCCTCGCGCTGGCGGAGCACAAAGTAGGTCTCGTCCAGGCTGGCGGGATCCTCCGTCCGCAGCCCGTCGACGTAGACGGCGTTGTCGATAATGGTCACGGCCGGCCTCCTGTGTCTAGGTGCGCTTCCGGCGGCTGCGCGCCGGTGCTGTCAACAAGCTTTCCTGCCGTCAGGCCGTCCCTGTTTCGCGGCGCCGCATCGCTGCCACGGCCACGGCGGCCGCGACCACGGCGATGGCCAGCATCCACCACGCTCCGCTCCAGTCCGTCGTCGAACCGCTGGGAACAGGGGTGTGGGTGAACGGCGAGAGGTCGCGGACGCTCTTGTCCAGGCCCACCAGTCCGCCGAAGATGCCCATCACCACGCCGGCCCCGAGGAGGGCCCAGCCCCCGGCGATGGTCGCGGCCGGCCAGATGACGAACACCAGCGCGGGGACGGCCAGGTAGATCAGTGCCGCCGGCAGCTGGGCCGCCGCGGTCTCCCATACGGCCTGCCCTTCCACGGATGTGTCGCCGGCCGCGGCCAGGGAAGCCCAGGCACCGAGGGCTGTCAGGGACAGGACCAGTACCACCGAGGCCATGCCCAGCAGGAGGTAGCTGGCCAGCCAATGCACGCGGCTGATGGGGGCGGCGAGCAGGAGTTCCGCCGTGCCGCCGGCCTCCTCCTGCCTCAGTCGCAGGACCGCCTGCAACCCGCAGGCGGCGGCCAGGATGCCGGCGATCGAGAACATCGCCGAGATCATCAGCTGGGTCAGTGACACACCCTGGGTTTGGAGGATGGCGCGCAGCGCAACAGTGATGTTGCTGCCGGCGGTCTCCGTTGACGCAATCGCCCTGCCCAGCGAACCGGCCAGCAGCCCCATGGTCAGCCCGCCGACGCCCCAGCCGGTGATCGAGCCAGCCTGCAGCCGGAGGGCAAGGGCGGTGGGGCTGCGCAGGCCGGGCCGGGCCGCCATCCGGCCGGGCAGCGCACCAAACACGCTCGCGCCGCTGTCCCGCCGTTCCAGGAGGACCCACGCCACGCCACCGGAGAAGACGGCCAGCCCCAGCGGCAGGAGCAGCGGCCACCAGCGGCCGCCGGTGAAGGCGAACGTCTGCTGGCCCCATCCGATCGGGGAGAACCAGCTGGCCGTTCCGGCGGTCATGGGGAGCCCGTCGGCGCTCGGCGTGCCGCCGGCATCGCCGATGCCCCGCAGGAGGTAGGCCAGCACAACCAAGGAAGCCGCGTAGCCGTTTGCGCCGCGGGAGGTCCCCATCAGCTGGGCGACGAAGAGCCCCACGCCCAAAAACGCGAGCCCGACGGCGCCTACGGAGGCTCCCGCCAGCAACGAACCGTCACGATCCAGCCCCGCCGCCAAGAATCCGCCGAACACCGCGAGCGCGACCAGGACATTGGCGCTGATGCCATGCATGACCGTGGCCACGGCAGGGGTCAGGCGACCGGCCGGGGTGGCTGCGATCAGCTCGGCGCTCCCGGTCTCCTCATCGGCCCGCGAGTGGCGCACGGCCAGGAAGGTGCTCATCAGGCCTGCCAGCAGCGCCAGGAAGGCGTAGATCAGGAAGAACATGAAGCCGCCAAGGCTTGCGTCGCGCGGCAGGCCGCGGAGCATGAGAATGGCCGGGGTGGCGATGGCCACCTGGAGGATCTCCGCCCGGCTGGACTCCTCGCCGTAGGTCTGTTGGATGGCGGAAGCAGCGAACAGCGTGAGGGCGCCCATGCCCAGCACCCAGGTGACCAGCTGCCAGCGGTCACGCCGCAGCCGCTGGCCCCACAGGATCCGGAGTTCGCGCATGTCAGCCACGGCCCCTCTCGCCAAGCAGGTGCCGCCGCCGGGCGTGCTCAGGGTGCTCTCCCCGTGCTTCAACTCCCTCCCCGCCGGCCCCCACCGAGGTGTCACCATAGTGGCGCAGGAACAGCTCCTCCAGGGACGGCGGCGTGATGATCAGCCCCTGGACCCCCAGTGCGCCAAGGAGCGGAAGCACCTCGGCGATCCGGTCGGAATCGGCACCAAACTTAACCCTGCCGCCGTCGGCCGTCAGGTCATGGACAACGCCCAGCTGGGCCAAGGAACCGGTGTCCACGCCGTCCGCGGCGAAGGAAACCTCGGACCGGGTCAGGTGGCGCAGCGACTCCAGCGTCCCGCCGTCCACCACCCTGCCGGAGCGGATGATGCTGACGCGGCGGCAAAGCACTTCCACCTCGGACAGGATATGGCTGGACAGCAGCACTGTCGCTCCGCGGTCGACGGCGGCCAGTACCTCCCGCCGGAAAACGGCCTCCATGAGCGGGTCAAGGCCGCTCGTGGGCTCGTCGAGGAGGTACAGCTCGGCGTCCGTGGCCAGGGCAGCAATCAGTGCAACCTTCTGCCGGTTGCCCTTGGAGTAGGCGCGGCCCTTCTTGCCGGGATCGAAGTCGAGAGCTTCACAAAGGCGGTCCTTGCGCTGCCGGTAGCCGCGGGCGTCGGTGGTGCCGCCGCGGAGGCGTGAGAGGAGGTCGATGGTCTCGCCGCCCGACAGGTTGGGCCAGAGCCGAATGTCGCCGGGAACGTACGCGAGGCGGCGGTGCAGCTCTACCGACTGTGTCCACGGATCGAGGCCCAGGACGGTAGCGGTGCCGGACGTGGCCTTGGCCAGGCCCAGCAGGACGCGGAGGGTGGTTGACTTGCCCGCACCGTTGGGGCCAAGGAACCCGTGGATCTCGCCGCGCTGGACCTCCAGATCGAGTCCGTCGAGGGCCCGCACCCGGCCAAAATGCTTGTGCAATTCAACAGTCTGGATGATGGACTCCATATTCCGGACACTACTCAGATTCACCCGTTTGTGAAGGGCCGAAAGTCGGTCCGCGGGTGCCGGGCAGCCTAGCAATGCATATCCATATGGATATATAATTACGGCATGGCACGGGCGGCAACAACGGCGGATGCGTTCAACGCGGTGGCGGAACCCCGCCGGCGCGAAATCCTGGACGCCCTGGCCGGCGGCGAACGGCCGGTCGGCGAGCTTGTTGACCTGCTCGGCCTGGCCCAGCCGCACGTGTCCCGGCACCTGCGGGTCCTGCGCGAAGTGGGCGCCGTCGTGGTCCGCGACGAAGGGCGGCAGCGGCTGTACCGGCTGGACCCGCAGGCACTGAGGCCAATCCACGACTGGGTTTCGGGTTACCAGCACCTCTGGAACGAGCGCTTCGAGCTGCTCGAAGACGTTCTTGGGGACCTTCAACAGGAAGACACGCAAGATTAGGGAGCAGGGCAATGGCACCAACAAACACCTTGGACATCAGCTTTCCCACCGACGAGGAAATCCTCATCACGCGCACGGTCAACGCACCACGGCATCTCGTCTACAGGGCCTGGACCACGTCGGAATTGGTCAGGAGGTGGTGGCCGGGCCGGCGCGGCGAAATGACGGTGGCGGACATGGACTTCAGGGTAGGCGGGGCCTGGCGGTACGTCATGGTGGCGCACGGGGAATTCGAGGTGGCCTTCCACGGGACGTACCGGGAGATCGTCCCGAACGAGCGGATCGTCCACACCGAGGTGATGGAGACCCCGGGCGCGCTGCCGGACAGTGAGGAGGGTGCGGTGGTCAACACGGTCACCTTCGAGGAGGCCGACGGCGGCGCCACCGTGGTGCGCATCCGCACCAACGCCGGCAGCAAGGAAGTCCGGGACAGGATCGCGAAGTCCGGCATGGAGGGCGGCGTGCGCGAGCAGTTCGAGATCATCGAGGAGCTGGCGGCTGCGCTGGGCTGACCTCCCACCCGCACTCCCAACTAGGTAGCGCTAAGTGTCGTTCTGGAGGGTCAAAACGACACTTGGCGCTACCTACTTGGGAGGGAGGCAACCCGCACTCCTGATCCTGTAACAGTTGTTACACTTCATGGTGTGACTTCCCTTGAACAGGTGCCCTGGCTGGTGATGCTCGTGCAGGTGCCCTCGGAGCCTTCGCGGCACCGGGTGGCGGTCTGGCGTGAGCTCCGGCGCTTCGGCGCGGTCCCCGTCGGGCAGGGCGCCTGGACGGCGCCCGACGTGCCGGCCTGCCGCGAGGGTGCGAAGAAGGCCAAGGAGCTGGCCGGCGCCGGAAACGGCGAAGTGCTCCTGCTCACCACCGCGCCGGCCGACGACGACGCCGCCAGGCTGCGTGAACTCTTCACTGCTGCACGCGCGGAGGAGTGGGCGGAATTCGTTGCCGACTGCGGCAAGTTCACCGACGAAATCGCGAAGGAAATCGCCAAGCGGAAATTCACGCTGGCCGAGCTTGAGGAGGAGGAGCAGAGCCTGGACCGGCTGCGCCGCTGGTTCCGCGCCCTCCGGACCAAGGACGTCTTCGGCAGCCCGGCTTCGGCGGGTGCCGAGCGGAAGCTCGGTGACTGCGCCGCCGCCCTGGACGGTTTTGCCGCCCTCGTCTACGGCGAGGTGCACTCGTGACTGCCGCCCGCACCGCTGCAGCCAAGGCCGCCAGCGTCTCCGCGCCCCTCTACGCCGCCGGGTTCGTGACGGCATTCGGTGCCCACAGCATCGCGGCGGGCCTGGGCGCGCAAAGCGGGAACATCGGCCTGACGCTGCTTAACTTGGGCATCCTCCTCGCCCTGTACGACGTTTCCGAGGTCTTCCTCAAGCCGGTCTTCGGCGCCCTGAGCGACAG
The Arthrobacter sp. PGP41 genome window above contains:
- a CDS encoding type IV toxin-antitoxin system AbiEi family antitoxin domain-containing protein, with amino-acid sequence MDTNALILSSDYARLGKDSRELARKCAAGELRRIRHGVYVSEAVWRDLKPWDRYPLLILATATTLRTRSVFCLESAAALWRIPLLGAQKVVHACTDDPAGGRSKPGISRHRISASGSEICERTGLLVTSRERTVLDLGALRPFEHAVIAFDHVLKPDAVTGLPPLDKDSLKLMASERYSAAAARRIGTALDFADPNSGSPGESLSRAYMFLGGFPIPLLQRGVVDRKGFVAYLDFEWGAERIAGEFDGLVKYQKPEFLRGRTPSEVVIAEKKREDRIRATGRRVVRWTWAELRDAETFAAFLIAEGVPRLPLRATIPGVRARKGQPPSGAG
- a CDS encoding amino acid ABC transporter ATP-binding protein, with the protein product MNDVVNSSAGTIHAAGVSIKDLRKAYGSNEVLKGISLNVAPGEVVCLIGPSGSGKSTLLRCVNLLEQPNQGSIHVGGYEATDPDVDIDKMRRKVGMVFQQFNLFPHLDAKRNCSIAQTKVLKRSQAEADKVSMHNLERVGLGHLADRFPDQLSGGQQQRVAIARALSMDPELMLFDEPTSALDPETVGDVLSVMRNLAKEGMTMLVVTHEMGFAREVADRVVFMDGGVVVEEGAAEHVISAPTQPRTKEFLRRVLDPTHIGLEE
- the menD gene encoding 2-succinyl-5-enolpyruvyl-6-hydroxy-3-cyclohexene-1-carboxylic-acid synthase, encoding MTSHNDAAPGTSQTGSPDAPSISAIAAARIAVGVLIDGGVQYVVVSPGSRSAPMAYALAEASAEGRVELLVRIDERSAGFTALGLALATGSPAAVLTTSGTAVGNLMPAVMEANHAAVPLVVLSADRPDELRGTGANQTTVQPDLFGDQVRFAADIPAGSDPARAIRTGLSAATGAFPELPPGPVQLNLAFRDPLVPSPEEALPPAAERQRYRIGTEPLIMNLPPASAGLPERRTVVLAGHDAGPVAEAFARAHGLPLLAEPSSNARFGPNAAGPYRLLLEHFGSGSAMPIERVVLFGRPTLSRPVAALLARAEVPSALYQPLPVAWFEPGRRTELPLENLADLAEFAGRGAPEWLDTWLLASSAAQHALDGILSADAAATGLSVGSLVWKHSGGQLLLGSSNGIRDVDLAGLPAPEPAATVYANRGLSGIDGTISTATGVALGGRQETTVLLGDITFLHDAGGLFLGSGEEQPQLRIVVLNDSGGAIFDLLEHGAVREAGTYGDAVERLFGTPHTVDLSALAAAYGVGHSVVGTTAGLAEALARPIEGRTIVEVRTDRHGLRGLHARIREAVAAAVAGVLAR
- a CDS encoding amino acid ABC transporter permease, producing the protein MAMTARQRARVSLYVQAGIFVVAVAALILATDWKTIGNSVFNFGKIGPMFPGIFLVGLKNTLIYTVLGFIVGLSGGLLLALMKLSSFPLYRWIATGYIEFFRGVPALLVFIAFGYGVPLAFGVQWNVTVIVMVSLGMVAAAYIAETLRAGLQAVPKGQMEAARSLGMPQWRAMVTIVIPQAFKIVLPPLTNEVILLTKDSSLIYVLGLTASQYELTKFGRDGISSLGAGLTPLLVAGAFYLVITIPLSFLARKFESRTARNNR